From a single Rosa rugosa chromosome 7, drRosRugo1.1, whole genome shotgun sequence genomic region:
- the LOC133720979 gene encoding aspartic proteinase nepenthesin-1-like yields the protein MPTYYTIVIITILLAATAAQGDGDGFSFKISPSRMFNPNVSHLLTVSKIRFSKSSDTYINGTPSSLFYVKVDVGSPPFPVTLALDTISPLTWLQPAECEVCFPLSFPFDPINSTTFYPLPSNSNICSPSIAYPSSGGVCMYDAAETLGTKGYFGVDYFGRNQIAFGLGVNNTVVFDIGRKGDDLIAGTFGLGKGHPSSIINQLNYSRFAWCLPEKLRAQDPDHPPTLDLGGDAFINDTVPGRHTTPLAIDTSYNYFNLTFIRLNGEIVYMAVNPSRPKATYVILDAGFPLTMLVNEAFYGLQGGVIGYFANIYGWKPINKTKSGYDLCFDLPNNMSSGDIVFPRVEAEFLGGAVFELKRSFVTVEEVREVCMTLILLDPEGPNIVGAEQQMGFRFMIDYAQSSLTFAPNMC from the coding sequence ATGCCTACCTACTATACCATTGTCATCATCACCATTCTCCTTGCAGCAACTGCTGCTcaaggagatggagatggtttcTCCTTCAAAATATCGCCCAGCCGCATGTTCAACCCCAATGTCAGCCATCTTCTCACCGTTTCCAAAATCCGTTTTTCTAAATCCTCCGACACATACATAAATGGAACCCCATCCAGCCTGTTCTATGTGAAAGTTGACGTCGGCAGTCCTCCCTTCCCAGTTACCCTTGCCTTGGACACGATCAGTCCCCTCACATGGCTCCAGCCGGCCGAGTGTGAGGTTTGCTTCCCACTGTCATTTCCGTTTGATCCCATAAACTCAACCACTTTCTACCCACTACCTTCAAACAGCAACATTTGTTCTCCATCCATTGCCTACCCTAGTTCCGGTGGCGTTTGCATGTATGACGCAGCAGAAACGCTTGGCACCAAAGGTTACTTTGGTGTTGACTACTTCGGTCGGAATCAGATTGCTTTTGGGCTTGGGGTGAATAACACAGTGGTGTTCGACATCGGCCGTAAAGGGGATGATCTCATTGCTGGCACCTTTGGCCTGGGAAAGGGCCATCCTTCCAGCATAATAAATCAGCTCAACTACAGCCGCTTTGCTTGGTGCTTACCAGAAAAGTTGCGGGCGCAGGATCCGGACCATCCTCCTACCCTTGATTTGGGGGGTGATGCCTTCATCAACGATACTGTCCCAGGTCGTCACACAACGCCGTTAGCCATCGACACCAGCTATAATTACTTCAACTTGACGTTCATAAGACTCAATGGAGAAATTGTGTACATGGCAGTAAACCCTTCTCGGCCAAAAGCGACATACGTCATCCTTGACGCTGGGTTTCCCCTGACGATGTTGGTCAACGAGGCTTTCTACGGTCTCCAGGGCGGTGTAATCGGGTATTTCGCCAACATCTACGGCTGGAAGCCTATTAACAAAACCAAGTCTGGATACGACTTGTGTTTTGATCTGCCAAACAATATGTCCAGTGGTGACATTGTCTTCCCCAGAGTTGAGGCGGAGTTCCTCGGCGGAGCCGTCTTCGAGCTCAAAAGATCTTTTGTGACCGTGGAAGAGGTGCGCGAGGTTTGCATGACTCTCATCTTGCTGGATCCTGAAGGTCCCAACATTGTTGGTGCTGAGCAGCAAATGGGTTTTCGTTTCATGATTGACTATGCTCAGTCTAGCCTAACCTTCGCCCCAAATATGTGCTAG